The following are encoded together in the Bacillus cereus group sp. RP43 genome:
- a CDS encoding DUF3981 domain-containing protein: MKFIVLAILTLFLIPWTRSGNKIRAVDKGGNEKVVKGKKSSILVIPVLFWIGIAIYEYFWLIDDRADSILTHYSVAVAILIGLVLFSQEQVGKLEGTLKGLLMFVLLASYGYFGYLHDIVISQKKYDSVVKVEKDISEPFTENDQPFTVPPKTAENKMKKVFGDIPKVAYFELGELTPQMVNGEALYVAPIEVSGFFKARKAGTIPGYVTMSGTNPDAEAKLHLGYKMKYVPSMFFGNKLERAVRKAEPDLVFKGKPKFEVDDKGKPYYTMTYGEFISGRSGFEVEGVVVVDAQTGDVKRYDKGNAPKFVDGVLNHETASTLNTYFGKYIHGFWNTKFSQTDMKIPTEWGTKEGVTPIFGKDGKLYYFTDFTSPKEGVDSALGYSLVDARTGKLYYYNGKEVKGIMDGSAATEVVDNSFKREKWHGTMPVIYNVYGKPSWIVPVIDDGGLVRAHTVIYASNAKVFATGSTQKEALENYKNALSGSGDSFRPTSNGKEAQKEGTVQRVYKEKSGENTIVYVLLENEQKVFMVPAKKFPYAMFTEVGDPIQITYLDTGEMMASVSKFVNSNLKK; encoded by the coding sequence ATGAAATTTATAGTTTTAGCTATTCTCACTTTGTTTTTGATTCCATGGACTAGAAGCGGTAATAAAATTCGCGCGGTGGATAAAGGAGGAAATGAGAAAGTTGTAAAGGGTAAGAAATCATCTATTTTAGTTATTCCTGTTTTATTTTGGATAGGTATTGCAATCTATGAATATTTCTGGCTAATTGATGATCGAGCAGATTCTATTCTTACTCATTATTCTGTTGCAGTAGCGATTTTAATTGGGCTTGTTTTATTCTCACAAGAGCAGGTAGGGAAATTAGAAGGTACGTTAAAAGGACTTCTAATGTTTGTTTTACTCGCAAGTTACGGCTATTTTGGTTATTTGCACGATATAGTAATCTCGCAAAAGAAATATGATTCTGTTGTTAAGGTAGAGAAAGATATTTCAGAGCCATTTACTGAAAATGACCAACCGTTTACAGTTCCGCCTAAAACAGCGGAAAATAAAATGAAAAAGGTATTTGGTGATATTCCGAAAGTAGCTTATTTTGAGCTAGGGGAATTAACGCCACAAATGGTAAATGGTGAAGCCTTGTATGTAGCACCGATAGAAGTTTCGGGATTTTTTAAAGCGCGTAAGGCAGGAACAATACCAGGTTACGTAACAATGTCAGGTACAAATCCTGATGCGGAAGCGAAATTACATCTTGGATATAAAATGAAGTATGTACCAAGTATGTTTTTTGGTAATAAATTAGAACGTGCTGTTCGAAAAGCAGAGCCAGATTTAGTTTTTAAAGGGAAACCAAAATTTGAAGTTGATGATAAAGGAAAACCGTATTATACAATGACATACGGTGAGTTTATTTCAGGAAGATCAGGGTTTGAAGTAGAAGGCGTTGTCGTTGTTGATGCACAAACAGGTGATGTGAAGCGATATGATAAAGGGAATGCACCTAAATTCGTTGATGGTGTATTAAATCATGAAACAGCATCTACGTTAAATACGTACTTCGGAAAATATATTCACGGATTTTGGAATACGAAATTCTCACAAACTGACATGAAGATTCCGACTGAGTGGGGGACGAAGGAAGGCGTTACGCCGATCTTTGGAAAAGATGGTAAACTGTATTACTTTACAGACTTTACCTCTCCGAAAGAAGGAGTAGATTCTGCTCTCGGTTACTCATTAGTTGATGCACGTACAGGAAAGTTGTATTACTATAACGGAAAAGAAGTGAAGGGAATTATGGACGGTTCGGCTGCTACAGAAGTAGTGGATAATTCCTTTAAGAGAGAGAAATGGCATGGAACAATGCCGGTTATTTATAACGTATATGGTAAACCTTCTTGGATTGTACCGGTTATTGATGACGGGGGATTAGTACGTGCTCATACTGTCATATATGCTTCTAATGCAAAAGTGTTTGCAACAGGTTCAACGCAAAAAGAAGCACTTGAGAATTATAAAAATGCGCTGAGCGGAAGTGGTGATTCATTTAGACCGACTTCAAATGGGAAAGAAGCGCAAAAAGAAGGTACTGTACAACGTGTGTATAAAGAAAAATCAGGTGAAAATACGATTGTGTACGTACTATTAGAAAACGAGCAAAAAGTATTTATGGTACCGGCGAAGAAATTCCCGTATGCAATGTTTACAGAAGTAGGAGATCCAATTCAAATCACATATTTAGACACAGGAGAAATGATGGCATCTGTATCTAAATTTGTAAATAGTAATTTGAAAAAGTAA
- a CDS encoding MFS transporter: protein MTYRRFVASQSIIMMAGSMVFPFYILLLRNVGNSFSQFGWAYGLFALTSALVYPLVGRTSDRIGDRKLLIIYAWSMSILMLCFPIATEVWHVYILQILMGILGAVQRNTEKTSLARKVAHKEAGYEIGKYHVWTSIGGGVAIIATGYLVDFFTIGTIFYIASVLYVVSGIVLSSKKI from the coding sequence ATGACATATAGAAGATTTGTGGCCTCACAAAGCATTATTATGATGGCGGGTAGCATGGTATTTCCTTTTTATATACTATTGCTTCGAAATGTTGGAAATAGTTTCTCGCAATTTGGCTGGGCGTACGGTTTATTTGCCTTAACTTCAGCTCTAGTATATCCGTTAGTTGGAAGAACCTCTGATAGGATAGGTGATAGAAAGTTATTAATTATATACGCATGGTCCATGTCTATATTAATGCTTTGTTTCCCTATTGCAACAGAAGTTTGGCATGTATACATTCTCCAAATTTTAATGGGTATTTTAGGTGCTGTGCAGCGTAATACGGAGAAGACATCGTTAGCACGAAAGGTAGCGCATAAGGAAGCTGGTTACGAAATTGGAAAATACCATGTATGGACATCAATTGGTGGCGGAGTAGCTATAATTGCAACTGGTTACCTAGTGGATTTCTTTACAATAGGGACTATTTTTTACATTGCTTCAGTTTTATATGTAGTGAGTGGAATTGTATTAAGTAGCAAAAAAATATAA
- a CDS encoding FAD-binding protein, whose protein sequence is MKKRKIAVVIVAYTVLLATSIHTYKGQLNHPIMSDVGKLLPTKIKRVEDAEDEGSLKKLVRDANVSGEKISIAGIQHSQGGQTYYPNGTMLDMKGYNKILEFDPEKKRIRVQSGVTWNDIQKKINPYDLAVQVMQSQNIFTVGGSLSVNVHGRDIRHEALIDTVESFRLLMADGTMRNVSREENADLFPYVIGGYGLFGVILDVTLKLTNDELYETHTKVIDYKEYSSYFKEKVRKDENIRMHLGRISVAPNSFLKEMYVTDYVLAEDQQKLREYSKLKEENIIAAPKFLLGLSRYSDWGKGAFWDIQRSYFERKDGKYETRNNVMRSDSAFMEYDNPNLTEVLQEYFVPIDSFAEYIDDLRSVLNEEELNLLNITIRYVEKNENAVLSYAKDDMFALVLLINQGRSEDEIKKTKVVIQKMIDVTLKHNGSYYLPYYSYPAKEQLKKAYPRIEEFLQKKKEVDPEERFVNLFYKEYSK, encoded by the coding sequence TTGAAAAAAAGAAAAATAGCGGTTGTAATTGTAGCGTATACAGTGTTGCTCGCGACATCTATACATACATATAAAGGGCAACTGAATCATCCTATTATGAGCGATGTAGGGAAGTTGCTTCCAACAAAAATTAAGCGTGTTGAAGATGCTGAGGATGAGGGATCATTAAAAAAGCTGGTGCGAGATGCAAATGTTTCTGGAGAGAAGATTTCGATTGCAGGTATACAACATAGCCAAGGCGGACAGACGTATTATCCGAACGGTACGATGCTTGATATGAAAGGATATAACAAAATATTAGAGTTTGATCCGGAGAAGAAGAGGATTAGAGTACAAAGTGGTGTGACATGGAATGACATTCAAAAGAAAATAAACCCATACGACCTTGCAGTTCAGGTGATGCAATCTCAAAATATTTTCACTGTTGGTGGTTCATTAAGTGTAAATGTACATGGGCGTGATATTCGTCATGAGGCATTGATTGATACAGTAGAGTCGTTCAGATTGTTAATGGCAGATGGTACTATGCGTAATGTAAGTAGAGAAGAAAATGCTGACTTGTTTCCGTATGTAATTGGGGGATACGGATTGTTTGGGGTGATTTTAGATGTGACGCTCAAATTAACAAATGATGAATTATATGAAACGCATACGAAGGTAATAGATTATAAGGAGTACTCTTCATATTTTAAGGAGAAGGTGAGAAAGGACGAGAATATACGTATGCATTTAGGACGTATTTCTGTTGCCCCAAATTCATTTTTAAAAGAAATGTATGTGACAGATTATGTACTAGCAGAAGATCAGCAGAAGCTGAGAGAGTACAGCAAATTAAAAGAAGAAAATATTATAGCTGCGCCGAAATTTTTGCTCGGGTTATCACGTTATAGTGACTGGGGAAAGGGTGCATTTTGGGATATACAAAGAAGTTATTTTGAACGTAAAGATGGTAAGTACGAAACTCGAAATAACGTAATGAGATCTGATAGTGCCTTTATGGAATACGATAACCCGAACTTGACCGAAGTTTTACAAGAGTACTTTGTACCAATAGATAGTTTTGCAGAGTATATAGATGATTTACGAAGTGTTTTAAATGAAGAGGAATTAAACCTTCTTAACATTACAATCCGCTATGTAGAAAAGAATGAGAATGCGGTGCTATCTTACGCGAAAGATGATATGTTTGCGCTTGTGCTTCTAATTAATCAAGGGCGTTCTGAGGATGAAATAAAGAAAACAAAAGTGGTCATTCAGAAGATGATAGATGTTACTTTAAAGCATAATGGGAGTTATTATTTACCGTATTATTCTTATCCGGCGAAGGAGCAACTAAAGAAAGCGTATCCTCGCATAGAAGAATTCCTTCAGAAGAAGAAGGAAGTAGATCCAGAGGAAAGATTTGTGAATTTATTTTATAAGGAGTATAGCAAATGA
- a CDS encoding NAD(P)-dependent alcohol dehydrogenase: MKAIICTKYGPPNVLKLQDVEKPTPKKNEVLVKIHATSVTTGDCRMRGFNSPLLFWIPMRIILGFKKPRKPILGVELSGEIEEIGTDVTQFKKGDQVFALTELNVGGYAEYTCVHESGLISLKPTNVTYEEAAVIPFGGTSALHFLRKGRIRKGQQVLIYGASGSVGTAAVQLAKYFGATITAVCSNSNFELVQSLGANHVIDYTKEDFTKRAERYDIIFDAVGKIKKSHCKKALTANGKYVSVNGTMAKVSKEDMLLLKMLTEEEKLKPVIDKTYPLEEISEAHTYVETGHKKGNVSITLK, encoded by the coding sequence ATGAAAGCAATTATTTGCACAAAGTATGGGCCGCCTAATGTTCTCAAACTTCAAGATGTAGAGAAACCTACTCCAAAAAAAAATGAAGTATTAGTTAAAATTCACGCAACAAGTGTAACAACTGGAGATTGTAGAATGCGCGGCTTTAATAGCCCCCTTTTATTTTGGATTCCTATGCGGATTATATTAGGTTTTAAAAAACCAAGAAAGCCTATACTCGGCGTGGAGCTATCTGGTGAAATCGAAGAAATAGGAACAGATGTAACTCAATTTAAAAAAGGAGACCAAGTTTTCGCATTAACAGAGCTTAATGTCGGTGGTTATGCAGAATATACATGTGTACATGAAAGCGGATTGATATCATTAAAACCTACCAATGTGACGTATGAAGAAGCTGCCGTTATTCCTTTTGGTGGAACTTCAGCATTACACTTCCTGAGAAAAGGACGTATAAGAAAAGGGCAACAAGTACTTATATATGGCGCATCTGGTTCAGTAGGAACAGCTGCCGTACAACTTGCTAAATATTTTGGCGCGACCATTACAGCTGTTTGTAGTAATTCAAATTTTGAACTAGTGCAATCTTTAGGAGCTAATCACGTAATTGATTATACGAAAGAAGATTTTACAAAGCGGGCTGAACGCTACGATATTATATTTGATGCAGTTGGAAAAATTAAAAAATCCCATTGCAAGAAAGCATTAACCGCTAACGGTAAATACGTGTCGGTCAATGGAACGATGGCAAAAGTGAGTAAAGAAGATATGCTTCTACTAAAAATGCTAACGGAAGAAGAAAAATTAAAGCCAGTTATTGATAAAACTTATCCGTTAGAAGAAATTTCAGAGGCTCATACGTACGTAGAGACCGGACATAAAAAAGGTAATGTTTCTATTACCTTAAAATAA
- a CDS encoding MetQ/NlpA family ABC transporter substrate-binding protein — MKKVLLSIVSGAVLLLGACGANSDKEVKALDEKKITVGVTGGPHEQIFEKVKEVAAKDGLQIDVKVFNDYVAPNVSLDEKSLDVNSYQTKSYLDVFKAERNMKLTEVFSTVTFPMGIYSKNLKDVKELKEGDAIAVPNDPTNELRALKLFEKAGVLKVDPKATEKATAKDVIENPKNLKIVELEASQLPTQLGEVKAAAINTNFALGAKLSPAKDSIFREGKDSPYVNWVVVRTENKDDAVVNKLKKAYQSKEVKDFIEKKFDGSVLPSW; from the coding sequence ATGAAAAAGGTATTATTAAGTATTGTAAGTGGGGCTGTATTATTGTTAGGTGCATGTGGTGCTAATTCTGATAAAGAGGTAAAAGCATTAGATGAGAAAAAGATTACTGTCGGTGTAACAGGCGGACCGCATGAACAAATTTTTGAAAAGGTGAAAGAAGTTGCAGCAAAAGATGGTCTCCAAATCGATGTAAAAGTATTTAATGATTATGTAGCGCCAAACGTATCTTTAGATGAAAAAAGCCTCGATGTAAACAGCTATCAAACTAAATCTTATTTAGACGTATTTAAAGCTGAACGTAATATGAAATTAACTGAAGTATTTTCCACAGTAACATTCCCTATGGGCATATACTCTAAAAACTTAAAAGATGTAAAAGAATTAAAAGAGGGCGACGCAATTGCTGTCCCAAACGATCCAACAAATGAGTTGCGTGCTTTAAAGCTATTTGAAAAAGCAGGGGTTTTAAAAGTGGATCCAAAAGCTACAGAAAAAGCGACTGCAAAAGATGTAATTGAAAATCCGAAAAATTTAAAGATTGTTGAATTAGAGGCATCTCAATTACCAACGCAGCTAGGTGAAGTGAAGGCAGCTGCGATTAATACAAACTTTGCATTAGGTGCAAAATTAAGTCCAGCAAAAGATTCGATTTTCCGCGAAGGAAAAGATTCACCATATGTGAACTGGGTCGTTGTTCGTACTGAAAATAAAGATGATGCAGTTGTAAATAAATTGAAGAAAGCTTATCAATCTAAAGAAGTAAAAGATTTCATTGAGAAAAAATTCGATGGTTCTGTTTTACCGTCTTGGTAG
- a CDS encoding ATP-binding cassette domain-containing protein translates to MIELKNVSKVFSTKKGNVEALKPTSLRVKKGEVFGIIGYSGAGKSTLNRCVNLLEKPTTGNIIINEQDLTTLSTKELAKARQKIGMIFQGFNLLKTVTVYENIALPLRLSGLPKNEIEKRVEKYLRIVDLFNRKDAYPSELSGGQKQRVAIARALSHEPEVLLSDEATSALDPETTDSILDLLLKINEEIGITILLITHEMNVIQRICDQVAVMEHGAVIESGTVKDIFTNPQHVTTKKFVNSAFAAKIPEEVQKELQNTGEIVTLSFIGTTSGEPALAVATKRFQVYPNILSGNITQLKHEAYGKLVVHMQGEKNEVHRALSFLQEQGIIVEGGRTDYGKQVLFG, encoded by the coding sequence ATGATTGAATTAAAAAACGTCTCCAAAGTATTCTCAACAAAAAAAGGGAATGTTGAGGCCCTTAAACCAACTTCCCTTAGAGTAAAAAAGGGCGAAGTATTCGGAATCATTGGATATAGCGGCGCTGGTAAAAGTACATTAAATCGTTGTGTAAATTTATTAGAAAAACCAACGACAGGAAATATCATTATAAACGAACAAGATTTAACAACCTTATCGACAAAGGAACTAGCAAAAGCGAGACAAAAAATCGGCATGATTTTTCAAGGATTCAATTTACTTAAAACCGTTACCGTTTATGAAAACATCGCACTACCCTTACGTCTATCTGGTCTTCCCAAAAATGAAATTGAAAAAAGGGTAGAAAAGTATTTACGCATTGTTGATCTTTTTAATAGAAAAGATGCCTATCCAAGTGAATTATCTGGTGGTCAAAAACAACGTGTAGCGATCGCTCGCGCACTATCTCATGAGCCTGAAGTTTTATTAAGCGATGAAGCAACGAGCGCATTAGATCCGGAAACGACCGATTCTATTCTTGATTTATTATTAAAGATTAATGAAGAAATCGGGATTACGATTTTACTAATTACACACGAAATGAATGTCATCCAGCGTATTTGTGACCAAGTTGCCGTTATGGAACATGGAGCGGTAATCGAAAGTGGAACCGTAAAAGATATTTTTACAAACCCACAACATGTAACAACGAAGAAATTTGTAAATAGCGCATTTGCAGCTAAAATTCCAGAAGAGGTACAGAAAGAGCTACAAAATACTGGAGAAATCGTAACACTTTCATTTATAGGAACCACTTCAGGAGAACCAGCGTTAGCTGTCGCTACAAAACGTTTTCAAGTATATCCCAATATTTTATCAGGCAATATTACGCAGTTAAAACATGAGGCATATGGGAAACTGGTCGTTCATATGCAAGGTGAAAAAAATGAAGTACACCGTGCCTTATCATTTTTACAAGAACAAGGGATCATCGTAGAAGGAGGTAGAACAGATTATGGGAAACAAGTCCTTTTTGGATGA
- a CDS encoding methionine ABC transporter permease, whose protein sequence is MGNKSFLDEWGNVIWEATIQTFQMTSISLLISILIALPLGVTLVLTRPGGQLENKLVYPILNTIINVIRSLPFIILLFFILPFTKFLMGTSIGVQGVIVPLVVFTAPYIARLMETALLEVDRGVIEAYQAMGISTLKIIWHVMVKEARPSLVLGLTIATIGLIGATAMAGLVGAGGLGDLAYRFGHLRYEPEVMYATVFILIILVQGLQSLGNGIARRLKKD, encoded by the coding sequence ATGGGAAACAAGTCCTTTTTGGATGAGTGGGGTAACGTAATATGGGAAGCAACAATTCAAACATTTCAAATGACATCTATTTCACTACTTATCTCTATTCTAATTGCCTTACCACTCGGTGTAACACTCGTTTTAACAAGACCTGGTGGCCAACTAGAGAATAAACTCGTATATCCGATTCTTAATACAATTATTAATGTCATTCGCTCTCTTCCATTTATCATTCTCTTATTCTTTATTTTACCTTTCACAAAATTTTTAATGGGGACATCTATTGGCGTGCAAGGTGTCATCGTACCACTTGTCGTATTCACAGCTCCCTATATTGCTCGTTTAATGGAAACGGCTTTACTAGAAGTGGACCGTGGTGTTATTGAAGCGTATCAAGCAATGGGGATTTCTACTTTAAAAATCATTTGGCACGTCATGGTTAAAGAAGCTCGTCCATCTCTCGTACTTGGATTAACAATCGCAACGATCGGCTTAATCGGTGCAACAGCAATGGCTGGACTTGTAGGTGCTGGAGGCCTTGGTGATCTCGCATATCGATTCGGACATTTACGCTACGAACCTGAAGTAATGTATGCAACAGTCTTTATTTTAATCATTCTCGTTCAAGGATTACAGTCATTAGGGAATGGTATAGCACGAAGATTGAAAAAAGATTAA
- a CDS encoding SDR family oxidoreductase, producing MMNQLKYKVAVVTGVSRLDGIGAAICKELAEAGYDIFFTYWTNYDKEMPWGVDPNEQIQLKEELIKNGVEVSSMELDLTRNDAPEQLINKVTEQMGYPDILINNAAYSTNNDFSNLTAEELDKHYMVNVRGTTLLSSKFAQGFDKKSGGRIVNITSGQFKGPMAGELAYATTKGAIDALTSTLSAEVAHLGITVNAINPGPTNTGWMTEEIKRGLTPMFPFGRIGEPKDAARLIKFLVSEEAGWITGQVIHSEGGFKR from the coding sequence ATGATGAATCAATTAAAATATAAAGTAGCTGTTGTTACAGGTGTTAGTCGTTTAGATGGTATTGGTGCAGCGATTTGTAAAGAATTAGCTGAAGCAGGATACGATATATTTTTTACGTACTGGACGAATTACGATAAAGAGATGCCTTGGGGCGTTGATCCAAACGAACAAATACAATTAAAAGAAGAGCTAATAAAGAACGGTGTTGAAGTATCAAGTATGGAGTTAGATTTAACTCGGAATGATGCGCCGGAACAACTTATAAATAAAGTTACTGAACAAATGGGGTACCCTGATATATTAATTAATAACGCAGCGTACTCTACGAATAATGATTTCTCCAATTTGACTGCTGAAGAGTTAGATAAACATTACATGGTAAATGTTCGCGGCACTACATTATTAAGTAGTAAGTTTGCTCAAGGATTTGATAAAAAATCTGGCGGTAGAATTGTTAATATTACTTCGGGGCAATTTAAAGGGCCTATGGCTGGAGAACTAGCCTATGCAACAACGAAGGGAGCTATTGATGCTCTCACTAGTACGTTATCAGCAGAAGTGGCTCATTTAGGGATAACGGTTAATGCGATTAATCCAGGTCCAACTAATACAGGATGGATGACTGAAGAGATAAAGCGCGGGTTAACACCGATGTTTCCTTTTGGAAGGATTGGTGAACCGAAAGATGCGGCGAGGCTTATTAAGTTTTTAGTGAGCGAAGAAGCCGGATGGATTACAGGGCAAGTTATTCATTCAGAAGGTGGATTTAAAAGATAA
- a CDS encoding DUF5068 domain-containing protein yields the protein MSKKLLSLFSTIIVAAFVITGCGQSDTTNKEQKEDVTKENKTEKTDTTKENKPEEKKSEDKKAENTATSSSDYSKLISYMEKETGGKTKVLFENKEPQVHKAEDISVSMNSYTLVELNGFHTDFNIPFNRQTEGGVILVNYSVKNSSAKDLYYMPTLDMSFTGAQKAYSNYRDLIPTEDQLPTKLAPTNDYLVKAGETISGYIAYPFGKDDLAKILSLSTVSVTVPTAQANRGKFDAPIGSPGNFSLSLNKQGAEKVAADKTFYQDKVTANNMGDKKMLKEQSGINNSQELGAVNVTLDGYQFAQFTPNSVEAPRFANFKNGIVLLTVKFKLDNKDTQDVALSPISSTLRVNDGTQYTISEGMLLNYDYNASVKTGTSGELLQVYILDQEQYEKIWKDKSFEIELGPMRNKEAKDISQGKKAKFTLPK from the coding sequence ATGTCAAAAAAATTACTTTCTTTATTTTCTACAATAATCGTAGCAGCTTTTGTAATAACTGGCTGTGGTCAAAGCGATACGACAAATAAAGAACAAAAAGAAGATGTAACGAAAGAAAACAAAACAGAAAAAACGGATACAACGAAAGAAAATAAACCTGAAGAAAAAAAATCCGAAGATAAAAAGGCCGAAAATACAGCCACTAGTTCCAGCGATTATTCCAAGCTGATTTCCTATATGGAAAAAGAAACCGGTGGTAAAACAAAAGTTCTTTTTGAAAATAAGGAACCACAAGTCCATAAAGCTGAAGATATTTCAGTATCAATGAATAGTTATACATTAGTTGAATTAAATGGATTCCATACGGACTTTAACATTCCATTTAACCGTCAAACAGAGGGCGGAGTTATTCTTGTGAACTATAGCGTAAAAAATAGTTCAGCTAAAGACCTTTATTATATGCCAACATTGGACATGTCATTTACTGGTGCTCAGAAAGCATATAGTAACTATAGAGATTTAATTCCAACAGAAGATCAGCTACCAACTAAGCTTGCTCCAACAAATGATTATTTAGTAAAAGCAGGAGAGACAATTTCTGGTTATATCGCTTATCCATTTGGAAAAGATGATCTAGCAAAAATTTTAAGTCTCTCAACAGTCTCAGTCACAGTCCCAACTGCACAAGCTAATAGAGGAAAATTTGATGCCCCAATCGGAAGCCCTGGAAACTTTTCATTAAGTTTAAACAAACAAGGCGCTGAAAAGGTTGCAGCAGATAAAACTTTCTACCAAGATAAAGTAACTGCTAATAACATGGGCGATAAAAAAATGCTAAAAGAACAATCCGGTATTAATAACAGTCAAGAATTAGGTGCTGTCAATGTTACATTAGATGGATATCAATTCGCTCAATTCACACCAAATTCCGTCGAGGCTCCGCGATTTGCAAATTTCAAGAATGGTATTGTTCTATTAACAGTAAAATTCAAACTTGATAACAAAGATACGCAAGACGTTGCACTATCTCCTATAAGCTCTACATTGAGAGTTAATGATGGTACACAATATACAATTAGCGAAGGTATGCTACTAAATTACGACTATAACGCTTCAGTCAAAACAGGAACATCTGGAGAGTTACTGCAAGTATATATTTTAGACCAAGAGCAGTATGAAAAGATTTGGAAAGACAAAAGCTTCGAGATTGAGTTAGGACCTATGAGAAATAAAGAAGCTAAAGATATTTCACAAGGTAAAAAGGCTAAATTTACATTACCTAAATAA
- a CDS encoding RNA polymerase sigma factor — MGKENILTSYLINLGEEVFKLLLAKGAIKEDAEDIIQNTFYKVYTLLDDLTESNIRPWFFRVALNEYIDLKRKKEQQNIYLTEEIYSKLQYTDRELDVVLNKDEIFYLLKDIKLEYKEAFFLKYYYDFTYEEIALILDIQVNSVKQKLHRARKTIHSKVGGKT, encoded by the coding sequence ATGGGAAAAGAAAATATATTGACCTCCTATCTTATCAATTTAGGAGAGGAAGTGTTCAAGCTATTACTAGCGAAAGGAGCTATAAAAGAAGATGCAGAAGATATCATCCAAAATACTTTCTATAAAGTATACACATTGCTAGATGATCTAACCGAGAGTAACATACGTCCATGGTTTTTCAGAGTCGCACTAAACGAATACATTGACTTAAAAAGAAAAAAAGAACAGCAAAACATCTACTTAACTGAGGAAATTTATTCAAAACTACAATATACAGACCGAGAATTGGATGTCGTTTTAAATAAAGATGAGATTTTCTATTTATTAAAAGATATAAAACTAGAATACAAAGAGGCCTTCTTTTTAAAATATTATTACGATTTTACATATGAAGAAATCGCTCTAATACTAGATATTCAAGTAAACAGCGTCAAACAAAAATTACATCGCGCACGTAAAACAATTCATTCTAAAGTAGGAGGAAAAACTTAA
- a CDS encoding sigma factor regulator N-terminal domain-containing protein, giving the protein MDTSLKDALKRAKRKQLLKTIITSIIVVIILIPIIYKIGNYFAAKSSTKLHEHLFLHNAIAEPNVQIDSQVTSNSSMFGGNIISNRSKNINGYVVPWNTLTSSYGWLRTNIDTNELTPGFYWSNTEFYEYDKQTKNKFATFYNPDIKEYHDGVQNELGEVSQMNNYVAEVALSFNQPYTLQEIKEKIPDTLNVVWLYMISPIGDESKGPAGMPVYGFNPDKSPEEAYKEFVDSLKQYDDHGHDEDIQKFLKSNKNKPFDQVKILGVMLTGRTENFKALENQDFIRGASVGVTAQVVPYIKPEK; this is encoded by the coding sequence ATGGATACTTCTTTAAAAGATGCGTTAAAAAGGGCGAAGCGTAAGCAATTACTCAAAACCATTATTACTTCTATTATCGTCGTAATAATACTTATTCCTATAATTTATAAGATCGGTAATTACTTCGCAGCGAAAAGTTCTACGAAACTTCACGAACATCTCTTTTTACATAACGCAATTGCAGAACCGAATGTGCAAATCGATTCTCAAGTAACGAGTAATTCATCTATGTTTGGAGGCAATATTATATCAAATCGTTCTAAAAATATTAATGGTTATGTAGTCCCATGGAACACATTAACAAGTTCCTATGGTTGGCTCCGTACCAACATTGATACCAATGAATTAACGCCCGGCTTTTATTGGTCCAATACAGAGTTCTATGAGTACGATAAACAAACTAAAAATAAATTCGCAACATTTTATAATCCAGATATTAAAGAATATCATGATGGTGTCCAAAATGAATTAGGTGAGGTTTCACAAATGAATAACTATGTTGCGGAAGTTGCTCTCTCATTCAATCAACCCTATACATTACAAGAAATTAAAGAAAAAATTCCAGATACCTTAAACGTTGTATGGCTATATATGATATCACCAATTGGAGATGAAAGTAAGGGGCCTGCTGGTATGCCAGTTTACGGATTCAATCCAGACAAGTCCCCTGAAGAAGCGTACAAAGAGTTCGTTGATTCACTTAAACAATACGATGACCATGGACATGACGAAGACATTCAGAAGTTTTTAAAATCAAACAAAAACAAACCCTTTGATCAAGTGAAAATTTTAGGTGTTATGCTAACTGGGAGAACGGAAAACTTTAAGGCGTTAGAAAACCAAGACTTTATTCGCGGTGCTTCTGTAGGGGTTACTGCACAAGTGGTTCCTTATATAAAACCGGAGAAATAA